Within Gasterosteus aculeatus chromosome Y, fGasAcu3.hap1.1, whole genome shotgun sequence, the genomic segment tctgtggaaacacacacacacacacgcgcacacacaatgtTCTTTGGATTTTTGCCCGAAAACGCAGCTGCGCGACCTTCAGTCGTTGGGGAAGCGGCGGCGTTCTGCACGCCCTCACACACCGgcggctttgacctgctcctccAGGCTTCCCTCGGCGCCGTGGAACTCCAGGaacaggctcggggacacggcgTAGGACAGAGAGCTGAAGCGGTTGCACGCGTCCATCATCACGTCGTCCAGGAACTCTGAGCGCACCGACAAAGGacaaaaggtcaaaaggtcagtacggcgagccccggctgctcagACCGGGGAGACGAGCGCGTGCGCGGCTCTCCTCACCGATGCGAGCGACGGGAACGCCCGCTTGCAGAACCTGCACCGTGCTGTCCACAGCGGCCTGGACGGAGGGGAAGGAGCACACGGCCGCCACGGTGGCCTCCGGGACGCCGTACAGACGCAGGGTCGTCTTGGTGATGATCCCCAGGGTGCCCTCTGACCCCACCAACAGGTTGGTCAGGTTGTAGCCCGCCGCGGTCTTCCTACGGACCCACAAATACGAGGAAGAAGAGTAGTTCCGCTTGAGGGTGCCTGAGGCGCGGTTGGTCCGTGCCTACCTGGGACGCCGGCCCTTGCCCGCCGTGTGGAGCACGCGCCCATCGGCCAGCACCACCTCCAGGTTCAACACGTTCTCCCTCATGGTGCCGTAGCGCACCGCGTTGGTGCCGGACGCGCTGGTGGCGGCCATGCCACACAGGGAGGCGTCTGCGCCGGGATCTGAGGTCGGGAGGGATCGCCTCGTTGGAAAGGTGATTCATGCAAAATATACCGTCTGCGACCGACGTTGCCAATTGCGATTTGGTCAATCGTCATCATCTACGCAGTCCCACCCTGTTGTTGAACCTCTCTACGGGCATTGATCTCCCTCTGGTTGGACCCATAAAATCCACTTGAAACTTCCCCGATTGGTCGTGAAGATAAAAGGAGGAGATGCCGGTCTCTCTGTACTTGACCAGTACCAGAACTGTGCAGGGAAGCGTTGGGGACATTGCTCGGCAAAGATGTGAGATCTAAAATCTCCCACACAGAACGGATCACAGATCAACGGCTCACGGAGCGACCAGGAGCCGCAGAGAGGGCGGGACTGACCGACAGGAAACCACAGGCCGGTGCCGCGCAGGTAGGAGTTGAGGGCCTTCCGAGTCACGCCGGGCTCCACCGTCACGTCAAAGTCGTCCTGGTGGAGATCCAGAACCTGGTCCATGTTCCTCAGGCTGAAGCACACGCCACCCTACATGCCCAGGAAAGACACTGTGATCTGTAGTTTCATTCTGCAACACGTTGCACCAACACGCCGCCGCCTTCTTACTCCGTGACGGATCAAATAAACCCAGAAGGTCACGTGATACTGAACCTGATTAACCATCACCTTGACTGCACTGACGCCGCCCTCCAGGCCGGTTCCGGTGCCGAAGGGGATAATGGGGAGGCTGTGGCGGCTGCAGATCTTGGCGAGGGCGCTGACCTCCTCCACGCAGCGAGGGAACACCACCACATCTGGGGGGCAACATCTGCACAGCCACAAAGGAAACCCTTACTCGCCATTTTTCTCTAACAGGACCTTTTGTTGAGGTCTGTCTGACAGGCAAAGCTTCACTTATCACTGTTGCTGTGTAAACTAACCAGTGTTTTTACTTAAACAATAGACGAGAGGTTCAGAGAATCAGCAAACCTCGCAGGTTAAATTAGCCCGATGGAGCTTTTGGACGCCCCGAACCCTCAGGGGGACGGGATGTCCGCTGGGAAATGGTCTCTCTTCATTACGACGCAAAGAAAATCCGCCTCCTTTTTGGGATTGGATATATGGTCCGAGTGAGACGCACCGACCTGTGTACCGACTCGTCCCTGCCGTGTTGCTCTCTGACCGCCTCCCCCGACGAGACGCCGTCCTCGCCGCAGACGGACCTGAACGCAGACAGCACGCCGTGCGCGACGGCGCTCTGTGCAGAGACACGGCGCGGCGATGGAGGGCGTTGaaggcggtggaaggaacagatAGAACACAGCATGTTGCACCCCAATAGTAATGCGGGACAATGGGAAACGGGCTCGTAGGGTGGCGAGGACGTGTCAAACTCCTTTCAAAAGTAGACTTTTAAGGCATAACAGGGTGGTAGAGAACCGTCATTCACAAAGTAGCCCCGTCCTAAATCATCCCCTGAtccatttgactctaaatggaccatcatttactaaatgaatatCACGAAGTATTCTAATAGACGTAAGACagtgaactcatgtttactgaggaatCTTCTCATTGACGACGATGGACACGTATACGCAGACATgaattttgtaatatttttgtctttatttgtcgtttctctttgtgttcccCGCTAATAgcatgtaaaataaaacaatcacCCTTCACGTGAGACTGTCCAATAAACGCAATTCAATTCCCACGATGGACAATGTGTTAAATGCTATAAGACATGCACCCCTAAATAATTAGGTAATTATTAGATTTAGTTCCATATAACGCACGTGCCCCATTAGGAGCTAATAGCTCAATTCAACCGGTTGAAGTCAACGTGCACATTTAAAACGCAACACATACAGAGGATTTCATTTTCACTAAAAGTAAAAGAATACTAAGAAAACGTTAAAGTTCGATAGGAGGCTAAAGTTCCCCGTCGAACTTAACGTCGCTGTGAACACGGTCGCGAGTACCAGCGTTACTCCAAGAGaccccttcaaaataaagctcaGCGGTTACGAAGCGAGGCTAGCTAAAGACCGGCAGGTCATGACGTCACCCGCTGTTACCGCTAACCGGTGTCACGTGGCTACTTGACGCGCTGGCTCCCACCGGCGCTATTTAACGTCACGCGCAGGGGGCAAAAAGGTGACGGAGCAACTCCGTCTCTTCCGGCGGACTTACCGCGGCGGTGGTTCCTGTTTGCACGCCGCGGCACTGCAGGAGCCGAACCCGGCGAGAGAGCAGCCGGCGGCCCGGTGCCGAGCGGAGCCACATTTTAGAGCTGTCGATGAACTACACCGCTGGCATTGCCGACGGCTAAACCACGCAGTCCGCAGTAAACATCTGGTAAGACTTCCGGCCgatgcttttcaaaataaaacgctaaaaaaaaaactgcgctTCATTGTTtgcagtactttttttttttttttttttacaaatacttcTCTCTTCTTTAGTTTTGGTCAAGTCAAAGTTGCAAAACTGGAATGCAAAAAATACCGTGATAACGTTTTAGTTTTGGCATCAAAATGAGCTAAAAGTAACTAAATTCAATTACACAGGATGGGTTTATTTCAAGGTCATATGTTTACGATATTAGTAGGTTTAATAGGGATGCGTTATTACTTAAACGTTGCCACTGGGAAATACTTACGTTATACACTGCTGGGTAATTTGTTAATTATACTTTTTCCGCAGTAATCTGAATCTACAAAGTAACTGAAGCGGTCGTGGAAATGAGGTGAAGTAAAACGCACAATATTCAACTCTGAAATGTAGTGAACATAAAGTAGCAAAGTAGCACAGTTACCTTGGAATtgcatttgagtcttttttgaTTTATGTTGCCATGTTTCAGGCTCGAATAGATGCAAATGAATATCCAGACTGTcattaaattgtattattgtattaaaaTTGTACTAAAGTGTTGGTGCGGTGGATTCGGAACGTTCCGCGGGAAGGGATCATTTTGTCATAACATACGTTGAGATGTGCGTCCTTTTAGCAAATGCCGTGCTTTTATCTTGACGTGCACCTCACAGGCTTCCGGTCATGGCTTCGCCGATGGAGCCGATGGAGCCCGCCAGACGGGGGCGCTGCAGGCCGAAGAAAGAAGACGTCAAGGTGCGCGCTCGTGAGAAAATCCAGGGACGTCACAGGTAACTGGGGCAGAAAGCTGCTCCCGTCGACGTCGACGTCCACCTGACTAAACGAAGGCGCCTGTCAGGAAGTCGCGCTTGTTAGCATCGCTAGCAGGTCAAAGGGCGACGCGGCCCCCGTTGCGAACGGTCTAGTCGGACTGCACTTTGATGACGTCACGGGCCCCCTTTTGCAGCGATCACCGCGCTCCAGCTGTAACCTCTGGACCGACGTCAGCGTAAGGAAGGAACAGCTGGACAGATGTCGAACCTTAAATTGACAGGACTTTTCGGCACAGTCTGGTAAAGACGTTATGAGAAAAAGCTGTTACCTGAGGCTGTTTTAACCCCCTTGTAAAGCGTGCAGCCGTGCGGTCCAGAGAGGCCATGTACCCCGTGGACCTGCCAGCCGCGAGGGACGCCGACCTGACCTCAGCATCCGAGGAGtacctctcctctctgcagtccAGGCCTCGTCAGAACCAGTGGTTTCCATTGTCGCACTCTACAAAGGTAACGCAACGCTTCGAGTAACCTTTATCATAAGCGCCGTGCTGGCGTGTTACATTGTTTCCAATAAAGTAGCGCCGTGAGGCCGatcttgacattttttttcccctcctgtcCGCTCAGGTCGCGATATCGGCAAAAAGCGTGAGGCggctgcagctgtttgaggacgacggcgacggcggcggcgtCTGCACGCTGCTGGCTCTGCACGCCCCTGACGATGCGACACGCGGTgagggacacccccccccccccccaacccgatCAGACACCCACGCGGGCCCAAGCCTGACGCTCTCTGCTCTCCTTTTCAGCGGTGGCTTTGTACCTGCACGGCAGGTGGTGGCACGTGGACGACGTCTTGCGCACGTCCAGCGACTCCAGAGTGGGTTTGATTTCGGTAACTTGATGTCATCATTTCAATGAGTTTGACCCGGCGGTTAAATGCGTGTCTCTGGCACCGTGAGAGCCTTTGCCTTCTCGAGATCGAAGAGGTTTGCTCAGTTTTCTCAGGATGGCAAAAGGCAGAAAGGCGTTATCTGCTTCTTTTGAGGAAACCAACGCTCTTATAATACTAATTTAAAGGGGTATTTCCACTTTTTCTCGGCTCTACAATTTTGATCATCTTTCCGTTTCTATTCATGAGACCTgacttgttttctctttctcctggggaaaaaaaaaaaggtgactgGGATCATTTTCTAtgattttctgtgtttgttatcTCTAAGATGTTTACAAAGCACACGTGTAATCTGCATGTTTTACAACATTAGAGCGAAAAGTTGCTTATCGTTGATGTCAGTCATGAAAATGTCAATTTTCCAGTTCATGAGTTATGAGGTTGTTTTTTCCGGCTATGAACCACTCGGTTGAACTTCGCTTAGCGGCTACGTGATGAGACGCCATCATACGTTACTGAGGTCTCTGTTTGAAAGCTGGCTGCTGGTTCTCGTCGCCGCTCCTCGTCTCAGGCGCAGTCGCTGACGGAGAGGGTGGTTGTGTTCCTGCTCAGTCGGGTGGTGGAGAGGTCCCGCCGGGACGAGGTGGCGTTCTCCCTGCACCCCCGCACGGAGAGCTGCAAAGTGCTGTGGAGAGATGGCCAGGCCGTTGGCTTCTacaccatcaaacacaaaggtagggtggaggaggaggagggactggGTGGAGAAGGTTAAACTACAATTCAACCAAAACAGAACTCCACAACTCGATGGTTGAGGTAACGGTGACCACGTCCACTCATTAGATACAGTGTGATTCCTTTACCCGAGTAcctttattgcttttataatacggttaccagcaaaATTGTAAGTGAAttgctgcctttcagcacaaaatagtatcagccaccaaacgttgtgcaTCTcgtttcagtagtctagagaaaaaatagCTCCTGTACGAGCAGGTAAACCGCATCGGGTCTCTTTGCAAGATCTCGCAGCATCTCGTTCCCTCacgtcgctcatgacgtccacctcaATTGTCCGCTTGCGAAAGCTCCCGATCGTTTGGCAATCGCCACCGAGCCAAAAATATCAACTAACGCAAAAATCTAACCTGTGCATTATCGCCCAATAATGCCCACCCCATGACTCCCccctcaaccaatcagaacgctggatttcatctacccgtattccAATGGGCGTCATGAAAGTTGTGCGTCGTCGTGGTGTTTCAGGCAGCCTGtgtgacggcggcggcggcagcagccgcGGCTACATGCTGCCCGTCCTGGACACGGTGCtggtgaggaggagctggaggaggagaggcctcgGCCTTCACATGCTGACCGACTTCTGCGCGTCCTTCGCCGCCGAGCCCTTCCTAGGGGTCAGCTCGCCGCTGTCCCCCGGCATGGTGGCCGGTCAGCCAGGCCCGTTTACCTCCTTCCCTTTCTTCATTTTGGTCtttaccggggggggggagacgcttGGCCGTAAGCTAAAGCGACCGCCCGTGTCttctctgtgttcagtgtgcaGGAGCTTTCTGCAGAAGCATCAGGAACGTCTGGAGCATCTGTATGAGGTGGAGGCTCCAGGAGGCTGGACGCAGCGACGCAACATCTGGCTCGGCATCAAGCTAGGCCGCTACTCTTTGGGTGCAGATTATTGTTATTGGGTTTTTAATTTGCATTAATGTTGCGAATGTTGCGTAGCGCTTCTGtcgggacgtgtgtgtgtgtgacctcgtTGTGCGTTTCTAGGTGTTGGTGGGGAGAGTACGATGACCTCGGGGGAAACTTCCCGGCGTGGAGATGACTCCTCTCAGAAGGTGTGAATCTCCATGTCCCTCTGCCTCGTGTCCAAATGAAATGTCTTTCCCCGTTAGCCTCGCCTGTACTTTGTGTCCACGTACAAATGTAAGCATTGCACATGCTAAGCGTCAGCAAATTAAAACATACTTGACGAGCGAACTTTGTTAAAGTTGGACCATCAATGTTTCAATggaaccttttttttacagaaataaatgCTGTATTGTGTTTAGCAACAGAGGAACAGATGGCTTTCTCTGCCCTCTTGCATTACTTTGTGATGACCTTTTGTGCGTCCTGAGCTCTTAAAAGAGTCTCCTGTTTTTCCAAAGCCGACCGCCTGTCCTGTCAACGCCCACCCGGCAGAAGGCCCGTCGGTACGACAAATAAAACGCTGTGATCCGAGCTCCCCGAGCGGCGAGCGCTCAGGAACAGCGTGTAGTCCTGCGGCCCACGCAGAGGATCCAGACTCCGGACCCCCGACCAGGCCTCCACCTCAGcgccgagaggaggaggaggagacgcagaGCAGGGCCAAGCGAGGCAGGAGGACATGAGGGACACGAGAACTTCACTATTTCACTCTTGTGTTGTTTCTCCAGACAGAGCGGATTATAATGCAGCTGGTAGAGCTTTCATACAACGATACGTAAATatttaatagtcaatatttgtgtttttgaaacatggaatatacCATGTTTGTGATTTGTAGAATAAGATGTCTgtgcaaaataaatgctttgagGAGGTCTCAACAGAGGCCGGTCCACCAGGCCGTTTTATGTCCAAGAGAAGAACTTTCGGTGGAGAAACCAGAGGTAAAGCGGCTGGCTGGAGGCGGCCGTGATTACGCCGCGTTCAGCTTCCCGTGCTCGCGTTTTAAATCAAGGGGGACAGAATCCAGCGTGGACCAGATACGTGATAAAAGGACATGAAGCACTAGGAGTTTCGTGGGTCTTTTGAGTtggtgtttccccaacaaactggATTCAGGGACatgcaaatcttttttttttaaatataaatgtattataataaatatatcttATTacaatatatgtattatatgatATCCATGATATTTATAGTATTTACGACATTGGATTATATTATGTaatgaatattatatatattatatatatttgttaataTACTGAATTATATGAATACAAtgtttattatgttaaactattggaataaatgttaaatatttaactgcaaagtattAATGCGTGTTTGATTGATAACTAGCTATTTTATTATAATACAAATCTGTTTCCACTTTGATATAAAAGGCCACATGGACGTTCCTTTATCCCGGTCGCCCTCCTGTTAACTTCATGTACCAATAAACAAAAGTTTAGTGACCTCTCACAGTGAAACTCTCATCCCAGATCAGCATCCCAATGGAAGCCGGTGAGATTTGGGTCCAAACTGATCCAGATTGATTTCATAAACAACCTCAAAGCGAGCGaggaggctgcagctgctgttcacTGGCTGCACGAGTCGGGGAGACGCCTGGCTGCCGACCATCAAAGAGCTGATTGGCTCTTAGATTCATAATGGCGTGTATTCATGTAGCAAAATAACAGGGTGTTGGGAAATGGTCCATAGGATAACGCAAGGGATTCTGGGATACGAATCCCATATGAATCAtgagctgatgtgtgtgtgtgtgtgtacacacactgaTGTACATGATGGAGACTCATATCTATTCAAGATACTCATGGTTGCAGGCAAAAAGGCCATCACAAGGAAATGGGGGACGGAAGGTCTACCCACTCAAACCCATTGGGTGGACACCATcggatagaaccaccatcagatgtaatcaccatcagatgtaagcaccatcagacagaatcgccatcagatagaaccaccatcagacagaaccaccattagatagaaccaccatcagatataaccaccatcagacagaaccaccgttagatataagcaccatcagacagaaccaccatcagatagaaccaccatcagacgttcaccattagatagaaccaccagatataaccaccatcagacagaaccgccatcagatataaccaccatcagacagaaccgccatcagatgtaatcaccatcagacacaaccaccatcagatgtaatcaccatcagacagaaccaccatcagacagaaccgccatcagatgtaATCACCATCAGACGCAACCACTATCAGATGTaatcaccatcagatgtaatcaccatcagatgtaatcaccatcagatgtaatcaccatcagatagaaccaccatcagatagaaccaccatcagatagaaccaccatcagatagaaccaccatcagatagaaccaccatcagatagaaccaccatcagatagaaccaccatcagatataagcaccatcagatataagcaccatcagacagaaccaccatcagacagaaccaccatcagacagaaccaacatcagatataagcaccatcagacagaaccaccatcagacagaaccaccatcagatgtaatcaccatcagacgcaaccactatcagatagaaccaccatcagttagaaccaccatcagatataagcaccatcagatataagcaccatcagacagaaccaccatcagacagaaccaccatcagatagaaccaccatcagacagaaccaccatcagacagaaccaacatcagatataagcaccatcagacagaaccaccatcagacagaaccaccatcagatgtaatcaccatcagacgcaaccactatcagatagaaccaccatcagttagaaccaccatcagatataagcaccatcagatataagcaccatcagacagaaccaccatcagatagaaccaccatcagacagaaccaccattagatagaaccaacatcagatataagcaccatcagacagaaccaccatcagatgtaatcaccatcagacgcaaccactatcagatataagcaccatcagacagaaccaccatcagatagaaccaccatcagttagaaccaccatcagatataagcgccatcagacagaaccgccatcagatagaaccaccatcagaaatCCACAGAAATCATGTGGCTCCGCAGGAGCAGATGTGGATGGTTTCCGTTGGGTTCATTGCCAAGGAGCTTAGAGACTCGAGTTCTTCACGGGCTTCATAAGAAAAGGCTCCTGATGAAGCACCTGCTGGTAAACTGAAGGGAAAATATGAGAAGGATTTTGTGGCGCACCACCCGCCGAGAAAAAGCCCAACCAGTTGGCGACGACGTCGGTGATAATGACGACGATGACTAAGAGGTTGATCTTGCTCTGTATTGTCCATGGTCTTCTGTCTCTGGAGGGTTCCAGGCCTCTATGCCTTTTCACATTCAGGGTTTAAGTTGTGTTTTCTAATTTAGTCCCTTGAATTTTTcctcttaacattttaaattCTGAATTTCCTGTGAAAATCCAACGGACTGAAACTCGTGTGCTTAAGTGGTGGACggcatccatcttcaaaccacgtTAGAAATACTGTCACCTTTAGCCAGAATAATAAACGCACCTGTGACTTAAAGGGACACTTTAGACTTCAATACAACAACAGCTTCCATACTGTGACACCGCGTTTAAGGACTCGATATTTCCACTGCGTGCAGCACATTCCCCTCATCTCTCACGCCGCCGTCTCCCGTCGCCACGTGCCGTGGAGAGATTCGAGCGCACCTCTGTGACGCGGCCGCGTGTAGGGAACAAGAAAACAGGaaataggagaaaaaaaacccctcaGGAATCAGGACCACAGGAAAGTTCCGGTGTTCTTCGTGAAAGATGAGCCGCATTTACGACAACAAGTCTTTGAAGAACAAACCGGTGCACAACGAGAAACTGGAGCGCGCGTGGTCGCCTTCCGCGTACGAGAGGTAGGTGACACCGAACCGGCCGGTTCGCCGGAAGCTCCATTTcccacgtgggggggggggggacctgaaTGCACCGCGAGCAGGGAAGTAAAGTCAGTGGAACCTTTGTCTTCCACGCAGTGGCCACGGGGTTCTCCTGGAGGGGACGCTGCTGGACGTGTCCAGACACGCCATCAGTGACCCCAGCGGTCAGAAGGTACTGACCAGAGAGGGccacaaaatatacaaataaaaaaacaaattgtcaatgtttgtatgtatacacacacacacacacacacacacacgtgttgtaCAGCGAGTAAAGTATCACCATGGaacatttaattatattttactGAATAGTATTATTTATAGTATACTGGTGGATTAAATCATagtgggatgtttgctgaaactgAGTGCATGACCCTACCTGGTACTGACAGTACACGTCTTTCAGCACAGACAGGAACTGTAAGTTAGTACACTAGAAAACCCAAGTACCCTACCTCGTTTTAGCATCCAAGGCTGACTAAAGAACCGTGTCTGTACTTTTGGACAGGTCCGCTTCTATGTGCTGTACATCAAGCCCACACGCATCCATCGGAGGAAGTTCGACGGCGGCGGGAAGGAGATCGAGCCCAACTTCAGCGACACCGTGAAGGTCAACACGGGCTTCCTCATGTCCTCCTACAGTGAGTACACGACAACGCCTCTCGTTTCCTCTCAACCTCCGCTCTGCATCGTCCTCCACGTTTGGGTCAGTGACAGATTCAATTTCTAaaaaggtaataaaaaaaaaatcttaatgcAAAatggaattatatatatatttctatggaTGGGTGGattgtatgaatatatatatatatatatatatatatatatatatatatatatatatatata encodes:
- the LOC120809575 gene encoding putative D-lactate dehydrogenase, mitochondrial isoform X2 gives rise to the protein MWLRSAPGRRLLSRRVRLLQCRGVQTGTTAASAVAHGVLSAFRSVCGEDGVSSGEAVREQHGRDESVHRCCPPDVVVFPRCVEEVSALAKICSRHSLPIIPFGTGTGLEGGVSAVKGGVCFSLRNMDQVLDLHQDDFDVTVEPGVTRKALNSYLRGTGLWFPVDPGADASLCGMAATSASGTNAVRYGTMRENVLNLEVVLADGRVLHTAGKGRRPRKTAAGYNLTNLLVGSEGTLGIITKTTLRLYGVPEATVAAVCSFPSVQAAVDSTVQVLQAGVPVARIEFLDDVMMDACNRFSSLSYAVSPSLFLEFHGAEGSLEEQVKAAEDITRYNGGSGFQWAKDAATRERLWKARHDAWYASLALRPGCKAYATDVCVPLSRLPQVLVETKEDLIESRLTGPIVGHVGDGNFHCLMVVDPDDPEELHRVHLFVERLARAPSGVWENITVFPPAARTWAD
- the LOC120809575 gene encoding putative D-lactate dehydrogenase, mitochondrial isoform X1: MWLRSAPGRRLLSRRVRLLQCRGVQTGTTAASAVAHGVLSAFRSVCGEDGVSSGEAVREQHGRDESVHRCCPPDVVVFPRCVEEVSALAKICSRHSLPIIPFGTGTGLEGGVSAVKGGVCFSLRNMDQVLDLHQDDFDVTVEPGVTRKALNSYLRGTGLWFPVDPGADASLCGMAATSASGTNAVRYGTMRENVLNLEVVLADGRVLHTAGKGRRPRKTAAGYNLTNLLVGSEGTLGIITKTTLRLYGVPEATVAAVCSFPSVQAAVDSTVQVLQAGVPVARIEFLDDVMMDACNRFSSLSYAVSPSLFLEFHGAEGSLEEQVKAAEDITRYNGGSGFQWAKDAATRERLWKARHDAWYASLALRPGCKAYATDVCVPLSRLPQVLVETKEDLIESRLTGPIVGHVGDGNFHCLMVVDPDDPEELHRVHLFVERLARRALAMDGTCTGEHGVGLGKRALLREETGPVAVQVMQGVKDALDPRNLMNPGKILLPREL